In a single window of the Synechococcus sp. HK05 genome:
- a CDS encoding DUF296 domain-containing protein yields MRALPLHLEAGADLRASLEQLAREQQASGFVLSVVGNLRQACFACPGLDEPTRVQGELEIITLQGTLSPQGVHLHLSLSDPGCQVWGGHLEHGSVVLKGADLLVGFLDQVSVPSPAAAPTAARVQVALREGCAWSRRTERLLQGLGIAYELVAPAPGALPQIWIDGHAIGGYPELAALQTRGDLQSLRHG; encoded by the coding sequence ATGCGGGCACTGCCCCTCCACCTCGAGGCCGGCGCTGATCTGAGGGCGAGCCTGGAGCAGCTGGCACGCGAGCAGCAAGCCTCAGGGTTCGTGTTGAGCGTGGTGGGCAACCTCCGCCAGGCCTGTTTCGCCTGCCCCGGGCTGGATGAGCCCACGCGGGTGCAAGGCGAGTTGGAAATCATCACCCTGCAGGGCACCCTGTCTCCGCAGGGCGTTCACCTTCACCTGAGCTTGTCGGATCCGGGCTGCCAGGTGTGGGGCGGCCACCTGGAGCACGGCAGCGTGGTGCTGAAGGGGGCCGATCTGTTGGTGGGCTTCCTGGATCAGGTCAGCGTCCCTAGCCCCGCTGCAGCCCCAACGGCTGCCCGGGTGCAGGTGGCCCTGCGCGAGGGCTGCGCTTGGTCGCGCCGCACCGAACGGCTCCTACAGGGGCTGGGTATTGCTTACGAACTGGTCGCACCCGCTCCAGGGGCACTGCCACAAATCTGGATCGACGGGCACGCCATCGGTGGGTATCCCGAGCTGGCAGCCCTCCAAACCCGGGGCGATCTCCAAAGCCTTCGCCATGGCTGA
- a CDS encoding ATP-binding cassette domain-containing protein yields the protein MIEAEGLSKTFHVADKQPGMAGTLRHLLRRQLRPVEAVRDLSFAIQPGEMVGFLGANGAGKTTTLKMLSGLIHPSAGHLQVAGYRPQQRREHFLQQITLVMGNRQQLMWDLPPMDSLRVNAAVYGIDPIEAKRRIETLAEMLELGDELHRPVRKLSLGQRMKAELLAALLHRPAVLFLDEPTLGLDVNAQARVREFLADYNQRYGATVLLTSHYMGDITALCERVLLIHQGHLFHDGPLDALTTRLAPCRQVRLELRQPQERSALEAFGTVEVHQGHHVRLLVPRDQLTQQVSQLLLQFEVVDLEVNDPPIEELIGALFTAQPN from the coding sequence ATTATTGAAGCCGAAGGGTTATCCAAAACCTTTCACGTTGCCGATAAACAGCCCGGCATGGCCGGCACACTGCGGCACCTGCTCAGGCGGCAGCTGCGGCCCGTTGAAGCTGTGCGAGATCTGAGTTTTGCCATTCAACCGGGTGAGATGGTGGGTTTTCTCGGTGCCAATGGGGCTGGTAAAACCACCACCTTGAAGATGTTGAGCGGCCTGATTCATCCCAGCGCCGGCCATCTACAGGTGGCCGGCTATCGGCCGCAGCAACGCCGCGAGCACTTCCTGCAGCAGATCACCTTGGTGATGGGCAACCGGCAGCAATTGATGTGGGATCTGCCACCGATGGATTCCCTGCGTGTGAATGCAGCCGTGTATGGGATTGACCCAATCGAAGCCAAGCGGCGCATTGAAACCCTCGCAGAGATGCTGGAGCTGGGGGATGAATTGCACCGCCCGGTGCGGAAGCTGTCGCTCGGTCAACGCATGAAGGCCGAACTGCTGGCAGCCCTGCTGCATCGCCCGGCCGTGTTGTTCCTGGATGAACCCACCCTCGGGCTGGATGTGAATGCGCAGGCACGGGTGCGGGAGTTTCTAGCCGACTACAACCAGCGTTATGGGGCCACAGTGCTTCTCACCAGCCATTACATGGGCGACATCACAGCCCTGTGTGAGCGGGTGCTGTTAATTCATCAGGGGCACTTGTTTCATGACGGCCCCCTCGATGCCCTCACCACACGCCTGGCCCCCTGCCGGCAGGTGCGCCTGGAACTGCGTCAGCCGCAGGAGCGCAGCGCCTTGGAAGCCTTTGGCACCGTGGAGGTGCATCAAGGCCATCATGTGCGACTGCTGGTGCCGCGCGACCAACTCACGCAGCAGGTGAGCCAGTTGCTGTTGCAATTTGAGGTCGTGGATCTGGAGGTGAATGATCCACCGATTGAGGAGTTGATCGGGGCGCTGTTCACCGCGCAACCCAACTGA
- a CDS encoding bifunctional orotidine-5'-phosphate decarboxylase/orotate phosphoribosyltransferase has translation MGFFVQLTEAIAERQSLLMTGLDPNPEMLQNWALRHGMGNRSFLSQARHWIKAVVEATSPHVCAIKASLGFYQALGPLGLELLLEVRDLVPRDLPLIIDAKHGDLNSSTALAHYLFRDLGVDAVTLSPMAGQDIAAPFLLYADKAVVITCRSSNPAAKRIQYHPSESDPLFLQIVRESQLWGTPDQLLLEVGTSDPAVLAQVRQAAPERVLMLRSIWSEEERLDGLLEAGLNDAADGLLLPLPQNLLVDDDLSEQAEALKALINRRRQRWLEQQPEQSANSCELWLADPPPDVGEASPAGDAMEALIVDLFDIGCLLFGEYVQASGAVFNYYIDLRQIISDPNLFHRVLHGYSGLLEQLQFDRIAGIPYGSLPTATGLSLALHKPLIYPRKEVKAHGARRLIEGDFNEGDQVVVVDDILITGGSVLEGIAKLESSGLVVKDVVVFIDHGGERDRHARERLEQQGYRVHAVLDIPRITQVLLKAGRLDASQAALLG, from the coding sequence ATGGGCTTCTTCGTTCAACTCACTGAAGCCATCGCCGAGCGCCAGTCGCTCCTGATGACGGGTCTCGACCCCAATCCGGAGATGTTGCAGAACTGGGCCTTGCGGCATGGCATGGGCAACCGCTCCTTCCTGAGCCAGGCCCGGCATTGGATCAAAGCGGTGGTGGAAGCCACCAGCCCCCATGTCTGTGCGATCAAGGCCAGCTTGGGCTTCTACCAGGCCTTGGGGCCCCTTGGGCTGGAGCTCCTGCTGGAGGTGCGCGATCTGGTGCCCCGCGATCTACCGCTGATCATCGACGCCAAGCATGGCGATCTGAATTCCTCCACCGCCCTAGCCCACTACCTGTTCAGGGATCTCGGGGTGGATGCGGTCACCCTCTCGCCGATGGCCGGGCAAGACATCGCCGCACCGTTTCTGCTCTACGCCGACAAGGCGGTGGTGATCACCTGCCGCAGTTCCAATCCAGCCGCCAAACGGATTCAGTACCACCCCAGCGAGAGCGATCCACTGTTTCTCCAGATCGTGCGCGAAAGCCAGCTCTGGGGCACGCCCGATCAACTGCTGCTGGAAGTGGGCACCAGCGACCCGGCCGTGTTGGCCCAGGTGCGCCAGGCCGCGCCGGAGCGCGTGCTGATGTTGCGCAGCATCTGGAGCGAGGAGGAACGGCTCGATGGCTTGCTGGAGGCTGGTCTCAATGACGCCGCCGATGGCTTGTTGCTGCCCCTGCCGCAAAACCTCCTGGTGGATGACGACCTGAGCGAACAGGCCGAGGCACTCAAGGCGTTGATCAACCGGCGCCGCCAACGGTGGCTGGAGCAACAACCCGAGCAATCCGCCAACAGCTGTGAGCTCTGGCTGGCCGATCCCCCTCCAGACGTTGGGGAGGCATCCCCCGCTGGAGATGCGATGGAGGCGCTGATCGTCGATCTCTTTGACATCGGCTGCCTGCTCTTCGGCGAGTATGTGCAGGCCTCCGGTGCGGTGTTCAACTACTACATCGATCTGCGCCAGATCATTTCTGATCCCAACCTCTTTCATCGGGTGTTGCACGGCTACAGCGGTTTGCTCGAGCAGCTGCAGTTCGATCGGATCGCCGGCATCCCCTACGGATCGCTACCCACGGCGACGGGATTGTCGCTGGCTCTGCACAAGCCTCTGATCTATCCGCGCAAGGAAGTGAAGGCCCACGGCGCGCGGCGACTGATCGAAGGCGACTTCAACGAAGGCGATCAGGTGGTGGTGGTGGACGACATCTTGATCACCGGCGGCAGCGTGCTCGAAGGGATCGCCAAGCTCGAAAGCTCTGGCCTGGTGGTGAAGGATGTGGTGGTGTTCATCGACCACGGTGGTGAACGGGATCGGCATGCCCGTGAACGACTGGAACAGCAGGGCTACCGGGTGCACGCCGTGCTCGATATTCCTCGCATCACCCAGGTGTTGCTCAAAGCCGGACGACTGGATGCAAGCCAGGCGGCGCTGCTGGGTTGA
- a CDS encoding ABC transporter permease: protein MSQQRWLRYARSLRRFWASSLEAELEYQLNLVVELLAVLGNLAGSLLVLNLLAGPSRQLGGWSWNSALVVVGIYTLLDGFTSAVLQPNLSRIVNHVQNGTLDFVLLKPIDSQFWLSTRSFSPWGLPGIAAGLVLISWAVMHSDAAIRPEAVILAATLMVAAAVILYSLWFLLAGLSIWFVKIWNATEVLRYTLVAGRYPISAYPPALRLLFTFVLPVAFLTTVPAEALLGQGSWPWAFGSLVAAALSLIGTRLFWKLALRHYTSASS, encoded by the coding sequence ATGAGTCAACAGCGCTGGCTTCGCTACGCCCGCAGCCTGCGGCGGTTCTGGGCGAGCTCACTCGAAGCCGAATTGGAATACCAACTCAACCTTGTGGTGGAACTTTTGGCAGTGCTGGGCAATCTGGCCGGCAGCCTGTTGGTGCTCAATCTGTTGGCGGGCCCCTCGCGGCAACTGGGCGGCTGGAGTTGGAACAGTGCCTTGGTGGTGGTGGGGATCTACACCCTGCTCGATGGCTTCACCAGCGCCGTCTTGCAACCCAACCTCAGCCGCATCGTGAACCATGTGCAAAACGGAACGCTCGATTTCGTGCTGCTCAAACCGATCGACAGTCAGTTCTGGCTGTCCACCCGAAGCTTCTCCCCCTGGGGACTGCCGGGTATCGCTGCGGGGTTGGTGTTGATCAGCTGGGCTGTGATGCACAGCGATGCAGCGATCAGGCCTGAAGCGGTGATCCTGGCGGCAACCCTGATGGTCGCCGCGGCGGTGATCCTTTACAGCCTCTGGTTTTTATTGGCAGGGCTCTCGATCTGGTTCGTGAAGATCTGGAATGCCACCGAGGTCCTGCGGTACACGCTCGTGGCCGGTCGCTATCCGATCAGCGCCTATCCACCTGCGCTCAGGCTGCTGTTCACCTTCGTATTGCCAGTGGCCTTTCTCACCACGGTGCCGGCCGAAGCGCTCCTGGGTCAGGGGTCATGGCCATGGGCCTTCGGCTCCTTGGTTGCAGCAGCCCTCAGCCTGATCGGCACACGGTTGTTCTGGAAGCTGGCCCTACGGCACTACACATCGGCCTCCAGCTGA
- a CDS encoding zinc peptidase, with translation MFRFSRHCLRPLLIAWLSSQAAAVGQPWAPGQGPPPGLTLPSRAEAQQLEELRQTGEPKQLRERYLREAHNLLHRFWASQEQPKLLLAGDRAEGCGVKKVAHPMAYYCPPSRELAMALNLRSSVRSAKGKTDRELLLLDLAVLAHEWGHHVNRELGRGPFQGGLGLTVKQEELAADWRTGVFLGWMLNQGAINVDDFTQTANLMFEMGDYERMAAQHHGYPKDRFQALTRGLSSQLRAGQKLGEWRVDTSETFSRPLRVSAEDRQLGRRRYEVRRFEIDRDQQIATNLIGGLLGAASCVWGNQQQCIGMAAQQGKGRADGRYTARRLTLDCRTGRFDVSDDAFDPQPVARDGKGQAPVLLERDCATAQALRG, from the coding sequence ATGTTCCGATTCAGCCGCCATTGCTTAAGGCCCCTGCTGATCGCATGGCTCAGTAGCCAGGCCGCTGCCGTTGGCCAGCCCTGGGCGCCAGGCCAGGGTCCACCGCCCGGATTAACCCTCCCAAGCCGAGCCGAGGCCCAGCAGCTGGAGGAGCTGCGCCAAACCGGTGAACCGAAACAACTGCGCGAGCGTTACCTGCGGGAAGCCCACAACCTCCTGCACCGCTTCTGGGCCAGCCAAGAGCAGCCCAAATTGCTCCTGGCCGGCGATCGCGCCGAAGGCTGTGGGGTGAAGAAGGTGGCCCACCCCATGGCTTATTACTGCCCGCCCAGCCGCGAGTTGGCCATGGCCTTGAATCTGCGCAGCAGCGTGCGCAGCGCCAAGGGCAAAACAGATCGCGAGCTGTTGCTGCTCGACCTGGCCGTTTTGGCCCATGAATGGGGGCACCACGTGAACCGCGAACTGGGGCGTGGTCCGTTCCAGGGTGGCCTCGGACTCACGGTGAAACAGGAGGAACTCGCGGCCGATTGGCGCACCGGTGTGTTCCTCGGCTGGATGCTCAACCAGGGAGCCATCAACGTGGACGACTTCACGCAGACGGCCAATCTCATGTTTGAGATGGGCGATTACGAGCGGATGGCAGCCCAACACCACGGCTATCCCAAAGATCGCTTTCAGGCCCTGACCCGCGGTCTGAGCAGCCAGCTGCGCGCGGGGCAGAAACTGGGGGAGTGGCGGGTTGACACCAGCGAAACCTTCAGCCGACCACTGCGGGTGTCCGCCGAGGATCGCCAACTCGGGCGGAGGCGTTACGAGGTGCGCCGCTTTGAAATCGACCGCGACCAACAAATCGCCACCAACCTGATCGGAGGCTTGCTGGGAGCAGCGAGCTGCGTCTGGGGAAACCAGCAGCAATGCATCGGCATGGCGGCGCAGCAGGGCAAAGGGCGAGCCGATGGTCGCTACACAGCACGGCGGCTCACGCTCGATTGCCGCACGGGCCGCTTCGATGTGAGCGACGACGCCTTTGATCCCCAACCTGTGGCCCGCGATGGCAAGGGCCAGGCTCCGGTGCTTCTGGAACGCGACTGCGCAACAGCACAAGCGCTCAGGGGTTGA
- a CDS encoding rhomboid family intramembrane serine protease, whose amino-acid sequence MRERLAKLGTNLLIPPLILLIPWSQELIDQLVFRGSWNLPMTPRGPVLGVLTAPFSHGGFGHLLANSLMFVPLSWLVLAKSRRDYVAVWLGVLISALPVWWFWPRASHGLSGVVYGLLGYLLVIGWLEKQPLSLLLSVIALVSYGGVLPSLIPLFSPAGVSWIGHASGFAGGVLAAWAVQRQPTPPSGQQR is encoded by the coding sequence ATGCGTGAACGACTGGCCAAACTCGGCACCAATCTGTTGATCCCGCCACTGATCCTGCTCATCCCCTGGAGCCAGGAGCTGATCGATCAACTCGTCTTCCGCGGCTCATGGAATCTGCCGATGACACCGCGAGGCCCTGTCCTCGGGGTGCTCACGGCCCCCTTCAGCCATGGCGGCTTTGGCCACCTGCTGGCCAACAGCCTGATGTTCGTGCCGCTGTCGTGGCTCGTGCTGGCCAAAAGCCGCCGCGACTACGTCGCCGTCTGGCTGGGTGTGTTGATCAGCGCTCTTCCGGTGTGGTGGTTCTGGCCCCGAGCCAGTCATGGCCTCTCGGGGGTGGTGTACGGGCTCCTGGGATATCTGCTGGTGATCGGATGGTTGGAGAAACAACCGCTATCCCTGCTGCTGTCGGTGATCGCACTGGTGAGCTACGGGGGCGTACTCCCCAGCCTGATTCCCTTGTTTTCACCAGCAGGTGTGAGCTGGATCGGCCACGCGAGTGGGTTTGCGGGCGGCGTGCTGGCGGCCTGGGCCGTGCAACGTCAGCCCACACCACCATCCGGCCAGCAGCGGTAA
- a CDS encoding alpha/beta fold hydrolase gives MHWLFRSAAVLACMAGTCGPALALDEVVVELPLLENTLKVKLSELKTPEALMQGSSDLAELDRASNGELGRNLLKFLNHPVPVSFRQLVDSSTGSPLLEQVLLLVSSFGTVEGHSPDLSGETLKQALEQATARSSDGQPTLLQLMEAIPGERVRLNLSQAQVVLARMLRHRRRAERLMASALPAPAAPDGVATSPVAVQRTKLPVRHRSEPLELVVMRPTDGGTGRLVVISHGLWDSPRNFEGWGQRLAAQGYSVVLPRHPGSDKHQQHEVLSGQAPPPSPEELALRAQDITAINDAAAQGQLSALAGVSADRVVVIGHSWGATTALQLAGLKPEDQALRARCTNVDDPERNLSWTLQCSWLSAVSQAAVDDPRVIAVAAVSPPVSLLFPKGAAQHITGRVLLVSGTHDWVVPPDPEAVEPFSESNPRGNQLVLVQGGDHFNLRPGQSADGGPLAPLLVEWTDRSFAAGPAVKPAPGAPPLLPQGSWGSSGKPMADVSDLVHGR, from the coding sequence ATGCATTGGTTGTTCCGTTCCGCTGCGGTGCTGGCGTGCATGGCTGGCACCTGTGGTCCGGCCCTGGCGCTTGACGAGGTGGTGGTGGAGCTCCCGCTGCTGGAAAACACGCTGAAGGTGAAGCTCAGTGAGTTGAAAACTCCTGAGGCTTTGATGCAGGGGAGCAGCGATCTGGCTGAGCTGGATCGTGCCAGCAACGGCGAACTGGGCCGCAATTTGCTCAAGTTCCTCAACCATCCGGTGCCGGTGAGCTTTCGCCAGCTGGTGGATAGCTCCACCGGTTCGCCGCTGCTGGAGCAGGTGCTGCTGCTGGTGTCCTCTTTTGGCACGGTGGAAGGCCACAGTCCGGATCTCAGTGGTGAAACCCTGAAGCAGGCCCTCGAGCAGGCCACCGCCCGGTCTTCTGACGGTCAGCCCACGCTGTTGCAGCTGATGGAAGCGATTCCCGGAGAGCGGGTTCGCCTCAACCTTTCGCAGGCCCAAGTGGTGCTGGCGCGGATGTTGCGCCACCGGCGCCGGGCTGAACGCTTGATGGCCTCCGCGCTGCCCGCACCCGCAGCCCCGGACGGCGTTGCCACCTCACCTGTTGCCGTTCAGCGCACCAAGCTGCCGGTGCGTCACCGATCCGAACCCCTGGAGCTGGTGGTGATGCGGCCAACCGACGGCGGCACGGGCCGCTTGGTGGTGATTTCCCATGGTCTTTGGGATAGCCCCCGCAATTTCGAAGGTTGGGGCCAACGCTTAGCCGCACAGGGTTACAGCGTGGTGTTGCCTCGCCACCCTGGGAGTGACAAGCATCAACAACATGAGGTGCTCTCCGGTCAGGCTCCACCTCCCTCCCCGGAGGAGCTGGCCCTGCGCGCTCAAGACATCACCGCGATCAACGATGCCGCGGCCCAAGGCCAGTTGAGCGCGTTGGCGGGTGTGAGTGCTGATCGCGTGGTGGTGATCGGTCACTCCTGGGGGGCGACCACCGCCCTGCAACTGGCCGGGCTCAAGCCCGAAGATCAGGCCCTGCGGGCGCGCTGCACCAACGTGGATGACCCTGAACGCAACCTCAGCTGGACGCTTCAGTGCAGTTGGCTCTCAGCGGTGAGCCAAGCGGCGGTGGATGACCCGCGCGTGATCGCCGTTGCGGCGGTGAGCCCTCCGGTGTCGTTGCTCTTCCCCAAGGGAGCGGCCCAACACATCACCGGCCGCGTGTTGCTGGTGAGCGGAACCCACGATTGGGTGGTCCCTCCCGACCCTGAAGCCGTCGAGCCCTTCTCCGAATCCAATCCCCGCGGCAATCAGTTGGTTCTGGTGCAAGGGGGTGATCACTTCAACCTGCGCCCGGGCCAATCAGCTGATGGCGGCCCGCTGGCGCCCTTGCTGGTGGAGTGGACGGATCGCTCGTTTGCCGCCGGGCCAGCGGTGAAGCCTGCCCCGGGTGCACCTCCTCTGTTGCCCCAGGGATCCTGGGGGAGCAGCGGCAAGCCGATGGCTGATGTGAGCGACCTGGTTCATGGCCGCTGA
- a CDS encoding ABC-2 family transporter protein produces MVRRIQRIGRALLTSQMALMLEYRAEIALWALSGVLPLIMLAVWQGSDGAAAAGLSSSSLAHYFLAAFVVRQFSVVWMIHVFEDDALQGKLSPQLLQPLQPLWRYLAAHVAEQCTRLPFVGLMLGVLALAQPKLLWWPSALELILGIAAIQAAFILRFLLQSVIAMLCFWSERAAALDRLLLIPYLFLSGLVAPLQTYPPAIQKLAWLTPFPSMVAFPAAVLAGEPVAIGPGFLQLALWSLLLYPLLMLLWRAGVRRYGAMGA; encoded by the coding sequence ATGGTGAGGCGTATCCAACGCATCGGCAGGGCCCTGCTCACGAGCCAAATGGCCTTGATGCTCGAATACCGAGCTGAGATTGCGCTGTGGGCCCTCTCTGGTGTGTTGCCCCTGATCATGCTCGCGGTGTGGCAGGGCTCGGATGGTGCGGCCGCCGCTGGGCTGAGCTCCTCCAGCCTCGCTCACTATTTCCTGGCAGCCTTTGTGGTGCGGCAATTCAGCGTGGTGTGGATGATCCACGTGTTTGAAGACGACGCACTCCAGGGGAAGCTCTCCCCCCAATTGCTCCAACCGCTGCAGCCGCTATGGCGCTATCTCGCTGCCCATGTGGCCGAACAATGCACTCGCTTGCCATTCGTGGGGCTCATGCTCGGGGTGTTGGCCTTGGCGCAGCCCAAGCTGCTGTGGTGGCCAAGTGCCCTTGAGCTGATCCTCGGCATTGCAGCAATTCAAGCCGCCTTCATCCTGCGTTTTCTGCTGCAAAGCGTGATCGCCATGCTGTGTTTCTGGAGTGAGCGGGCTGCTGCACTCGATCGGCTGCTGCTGATTCCCTATCTGTTTCTATCGGGGCTCGTGGCTCCCCTGCAGACCTATCCACCCGCCATCCAGAAATTGGCCTGGCTCACCCCCTTTCCCTCGATGGTGGCCTTTCCCGCTGCGGTTCTGGCGGGAGAGCCGGTGGCGATCGGCCCTGGATTTCTGCAGCTGGCGCTCTGGAGCCTCCTGCTGTATCCCCTGCTGATGCTGCTCTGGAGGGCGGGTGTCCGCCGCTACGGAGCCATGGGCGCATGA
- a CDS encoding glutathione S-transferase family protein produces MLELFHAAPSYYSMVARLALAEAGVSTISRLMDIHLAKQQLSPAYRQLNPKMTVPTLRGSGLLLTDSAQILAYAAEHASVPWADADPSRREAIQQAVAGHYALSIETLTFSKLLSSRPWFKRVMVPMLSGINAKLEREAQHAPDQAAVLEAKIQVNRARLTVFRDRPAPQVLAEQREQVSAYLASLPPVVASGWLFGGAISSADVVLAVLTSRLAMAGELSLLNRNDLQGWWQRYQQRPAFGQADVWTRFQRRRFLQAALDARHTSFNP; encoded by the coding sequence ATGTTGGAGCTGTTTCACGCCGCGCCCTCCTACTACTCGATGGTGGCGCGCCTGGCCCTCGCGGAAGCCGGGGTGTCCACCATCAGCCGGCTGATGGATATCCACCTGGCCAAGCAGCAGTTGAGCCCGGCTTACCGCCAGCTCAACCCGAAGATGACCGTTCCAACCTTGCGGGGATCCGGGCTACTGCTGACCGATAGCGCGCAGATCCTGGCCTACGCCGCTGAACACGCTTCGGTGCCGTGGGCTGATGCGGATCCCAGCCGGCGCGAGGCGATTCAACAAGCGGTGGCTGGCCACTACGCCCTCTCGATCGAAACGCTCACGTTCAGCAAACTGCTCTCAAGCCGGCCCTGGTTCAAACGGGTGATGGTGCCGATGCTCAGTGGGATCAACGCCAAATTGGAGCGCGAGGCCCAACACGCCCCGGATCAGGCCGCTGTGCTTGAGGCCAAAATCCAGGTGAATCGGGCGCGGTTGACGGTCTTTCGTGATCGGCCCGCTCCGCAGGTGCTGGCTGAACAACGGGAGCAGGTGTCGGCCTACCTGGCGTCGCTGCCGCCTGTGGTGGCCAGTGGTTGGTTGTTCGGCGGCGCGATCAGCAGCGCCGATGTGGTGCTGGCGGTGCTCACCTCGCGGCTGGCGATGGCGGGTGAGCTCAGCCTGCTGAACCGGAACGATCTCCAGGGATGGTGGCAGCGTTATCAGCAGCGCCCAGCCTTTGGCCAGGCCGACGTGTGGACACGCTTCCAACGGCGCCGCTTCCTGCAGGCAGCCCTGGACGCTCGCCACACCAGCTTCAACCCCTGA
- a CDS encoding PAS domain S-box protein has product MRPYFLLEPGDGLLLCGPDGSISHVDRTAALRLGIKDGHWCGQPLKQCWPALAELIVQERDRLMAGPRDHVVALAQPTQFELATRIRLFRTDCGFGVGILRRRAQRLHEADSDAPEDTYRLLLEAVLDTAQDAVLVTLAEPLDVPGPLIVFANQSLLDQTGYGLHEVLGRSPRLFQGPDTCREATGRLRRAMDQWEPSRMQVLNYRRDGSTCWIDLKVAPLADPNGWHTHWVSVQRDVSDRVAHEQRLAQEALALAERLHAGAPIA; this is encoded by the coding sequence GTGCGCCCGTATTTCCTGCTTGAACCGGGCGATGGGCTGCTGTTGTGTGGTCCCGACGGTTCCATCAGCCATGTGGATCGCACGGCCGCCCTTCGCCTCGGCATCAAGGACGGTCACTGGTGCGGCCAACCCCTGAAGCAGTGCTGGCCAGCCCTGGCCGAACTGATTGTTCAGGAGCGGGATCGCCTTATGGCTGGCCCCCGCGACCATGTGGTGGCCCTCGCCCAACCCACCCAGTTCGAACTGGCCACGCGCATTCGCCTCTTCCGCACCGATTGCGGGTTTGGAGTTGGGATCTTGCGGCGCCGCGCTCAGCGCCTGCACGAAGCCGATTCGGATGCTCCTGAAGACACCTACCGCCTTTTGCTGGAAGCGGTGCTCGACACTGCCCAGGATGCAGTGTTGGTGACGTTGGCGGAACCCCTGGACGTGCCGGGCCCGCTGATCGTGTTCGCCAACCAGTCGCTGTTGGATCAGACCGGCTACGGGCTTCATGAGGTATTGGGTCGTAGCCCGAGGCTCTTCCAAGGGCCCGACACCTGCCGGGAGGCGACCGGTCGCCTACGGCGAGCCATGGACCAATGGGAACCGTCGCGGATGCAGGTTCTCAACTACCGACGGGATGGATCGACCTGCTGGATTGATCTCAAGGTGGCGCCACTGGCGGATCCCAATGGATGGCACACCCATTGGGTGTCGGTGCAGCGGGATGTGAGCGATCGTGTAGCCCATGAGCAGAGGCTGGCCCAAGAGGCGCTGGCTCTGGCGGAGCGTCTGCACGCTGGAGCCCCGATCGCTTAG